Proteins encoded within one genomic window of Cryptosporangium minutisporangium:
- a CDS encoding NAD(P)-dependent oxidoreductase, translating into MGDTTVALLGTGVMGAGMARNIAAAGLALRVWNRTRAKAEPLAAVGAVVADTAASAVDGANTVVTMQFDTDSVAAAIEAADPAPGTVWIQSATVGVDGAARLADLAAARNLIYVDAPVLGTRKPAEDGTLVVLASGPDDAHERCAPVFDAIGARTLWVGPAGNGSRLKLVANLWVATVTTGVAEVLALAGSLGLDPHLFFQAVKGGGLDAPYVHLKGGAMLADNYAPSFTMEGAAKDTQLIVAAAAENGLDLPVARAVAERFAAGVAAGHAELDMAATYLNYRAE; encoded by the coding sequence ATGGGAGACACCACTGTTGCGTTGCTCGGCACCGGGGTCATGGGTGCCGGAATGGCCCGGAACATCGCGGCTGCGGGCTTGGCCCTGCGGGTGTGGAACCGCACCCGCGCGAAGGCGGAGCCGCTCGCCGCGGTCGGTGCGGTCGTGGCGGACACGGCGGCGTCCGCCGTGGACGGCGCGAACACCGTGGTCACTATGCAGTTCGACACCGACTCGGTGGCCGCGGCGATCGAAGCCGCCGACCCGGCGCCGGGAACGGTCTGGATCCAGTCGGCCACTGTCGGCGTCGACGGCGCCGCCCGGCTGGCCGACCTGGCCGCCGCACGGAACCTGATCTACGTCGACGCGCCGGTGCTCGGTACCCGCAAGCCGGCCGAGGACGGCACGCTGGTCGTGCTCGCGTCCGGCCCGGACGACGCCCACGAACGGTGCGCTCCGGTGTTCGACGCGATCGGGGCCCGGACGCTCTGGGTCGGCCCGGCCGGGAACGGCTCGCGGCTCAAGCTGGTGGCCAACCTCTGGGTCGCCACCGTCACCACGGGAGTGGCGGAGGTTCTCGCGCTGGCCGGCAGCCTGGGGCTCGACCCCCATTTGTTCTTCCAGGCGGTGAAGGGCGGTGGCCTGGACGCCCCGTACGTCCACCTCAAGGGCGGGGCGATGCTCGCCGACAACTATGCTCCGTCGTTCACGATGGAGGGCGCCGCGAAGGACACCCAGTTGATCGTCGCGGCGGCCGCGGAGAACGGGCTGGACCTGCCGGTCGCGCGGGCGGTCGCCGAGCGTTTCGCGGCCGGGGTCGCCGCCGGGCACGCCGAGCTGGACATGGCCGCCACCTACCTCAACTATCGCGCCGAGTGA
- the mug gene encoding G/U mismatch-specific DNA glycosylase produces the protein MEVGAPTGRPRRPTKADLQASYDLAIPDTVGPGLRVLFCGINPSLWSGWSGHHFARPGNRFWPALHRSGFTPRQLDPSESDALLALGLGNTNLVNRATARADELTPDELLAGGERLVRTVRQWRPEWLAVVGVTAYRAAFGRKDARIGPQPEDPLFAPTQVWVLPNPSGLNAHYDLPALAAEFRRLKDAAER, from the coding sequence TTGGAAGTGGGTGCGCCGACCGGCCGCCCGCGGCGCCCGACCAAGGCCGACCTGCAGGCCTCCTACGACCTCGCGATCCCGGACACCGTCGGCCCGGGCCTGCGGGTGCTGTTCTGCGGCATCAACCCGAGCCTCTGGTCCGGCTGGAGCGGGCACCACTTCGCCCGCCCGGGGAACCGGTTCTGGCCGGCGCTGCACCGCTCGGGCTTCACGCCGCGGCAGCTCGATCCGTCCGAGTCCGATGCGCTGCTGGCGCTCGGACTCGGCAACACCAACCTGGTCAACCGGGCGACAGCCCGCGCCGACGAACTCACGCCCGACGAGCTGCTGGCGGGCGGGGAACGGCTGGTCCGCACGGTGCGGCAGTGGCGTCCGGAGTGGCTGGCGGTGGTCGGCGTGACCGCGTACCGGGCCGCGTTCGGGCGGAAGGACGCGCGGATCGGACCGCAGCCGGAGGATCCGCTGTTCGCGCCCACGCAGGTCTGGGTGTTGCCGAACCCCAGCGGCCTGAACGCTCATTACGACCTCCCTGCCCTGGCCGCCGAGTTCCGACGGCTCAAAGACGCGGCTGAGCGTTAA